The proteins below are encoded in one region of Ereboglobus luteus:
- a CDS encoding response regulator transcription factor: MKAKILIAEDDPNIRLGLMTTLESEGHDVTAAGDGAQALKLYPQGKYDLVILDIMMPKMSGYDVCREIRAKDARVPVLFLSAKGEEIDKVVGLKLGADDYMTKPFGVHELIARVEALLRRARLDSATVDAAADLPAVFKLGDALVDRKKFTVTLGKNEESLTAREMKLAEIFAAHPGEVLARDALLNAVWGVEYYGTTRTLDQHVAQLRKKVERKPDEPVAIITVHGVGYRYEP, encoded by the coding sequence ATGAAAGCAAAAATACTCATTGCTGAAGATGATCCGAATATCCGCCTCGGGCTGATGACCACGCTTGAAAGCGAGGGGCACGACGTGACCGCGGCCGGCGACGGCGCGCAGGCGCTCAAGTTGTATCCGCAGGGCAAATACGATCTCGTCATCCTCGACATCATGATGCCCAAGATGAGCGGCTACGATGTGTGCCGCGAAATCCGCGCCAAGGACGCCCGCGTGCCCGTGCTGTTTTTATCGGCCAAGGGCGAGGAGATCGACAAGGTCGTCGGACTCAAGCTCGGCGCGGACGATTACATGACAAAGCCGTTCGGCGTGCACGAACTGATCGCGCGCGTGGAGGCGTTGCTGCGGCGCGCGCGGCTGGATTCGGCGACGGTGGACGCCGCGGCCGATTTGCCCGCCGTGTTCAAGCTCGGCGATGCGCTTGTTGACCGGAAAAAATTCACGGTGACGCTCGGAAAAAACGAGGAGTCTCTCACGGCGCGCGAAATGAAACTCGCGGAGATATTCGCGGCGCATCCCGGCGAGGTGCTCGCGCGCGACGCGCTGCTGAACGCGGTGTGGGGCGTCGAGTATTACGGCACCACGCGCACGCTCGACCAGCATGTGGCGCAGTTGCGCAAAAAGGTGGAGCGCAAACCCGACGAGCCGGTGGCGATCATCACCGTGCACGGCGTGGGATATCGGTATGAGCCATAG
- a CDS encoding FAD-binding protein, with translation MSRRDTPSSHYDIIIVGLGPAGATLARLLGPHLRVLAIDKKTDDEDRSFKKPCGGLLAPDAQNVLARFGLTLPSHVLVSPQIFAVKTIDTDTRQTRYYQRFYLNLDRHRFDQWLVGLIPARVEVRKGASFKSLVKNEAGYRVTFHQGGVDFKADATHVVGADGASSAVRSALYGARQNIRHYVAIQQWFRDEHAEPFYSCIFDPDTTDCYAWGLSKNEHFIFGGAFPQKRCRERFEQLKERAKQFGFHFGEPLKTEACMVLRPSGLFDCRAGKNGGFLIGEAAGFISPSSLEGISHAMGSALTLSKILNEKKRAPNRSYFLRTLPIRVRLFLKNVKIPFMYFKPLRWLVMATGIRSIDMAVAQKNNNHITSKSP, from the coding sequence ATGAGCCGGCGCGACACACCATCGTCACACTACGACATCATTATCGTCGGCCTCGGTCCGGCGGGGGCGACGCTGGCGCGATTGTTGGGGCCGCATTTGAGGGTTCTTGCAATCGACAAAAAAACGGATGACGAGGACCGGAGTTTCAAAAAACCTTGCGGCGGACTTCTCGCGCCTGATGCGCAAAATGTCCTCGCGCGCTTCGGGCTCACACTGCCGTCGCATGTGCTCGTCAGTCCGCAGATTTTTGCGGTCAAAACCATCGACACGGACACGCGCCAGACTCGCTACTACCAGCGGTTTTATCTCAATCTCGACCGTCATCGTTTCGACCAATGGCTGGTCGGTTTGATTCCGGCGCGCGTCGAGGTGCGAAAGGGCGCCAGTTTCAAATCGCTCGTCAAAAACGAAGCCGGATATCGCGTCACTTTTCATCAAGGCGGTGTGGATTTTAAGGCCGACGCAACTCATGTCGTGGGGGCCGATGGCGCGTCATCCGCCGTGCGAAGCGCATTGTATGGCGCGAGGCAAAACATCCGGCACTACGTTGCGATCCAGCAATGGTTTCGCGACGAGCACGCGGAGCCGTTTTATTCGTGCATCTTCGACCCGGACACGACCGATTGTTACGCGTGGGGACTTTCCAAAAATGAGCATTTTATATTCGGCGGCGCGTTTCCTCAGAAGCGTTGTCGCGAGCGTTTCGAGCAACTGAAGGAACGCGCGAAACAATTTGGCTTTCACTTTGGCGAGCCCCTGAAAACGGAGGCGTGCATGGTGTTGCGGCCTTCGGGATTGTTCGACTGTCGCGCCGGAAAAAACGGCGGATTCCTGATCGGCGAGGCCGCGGGATTCATCAGCCCGAGTTCGCTGGAAGGCATCAGCCACGCGATGGGCAGCGCGCTCACACTGAGCAAAATTCTCAATGAAAAGAAGCGCGCGCCGAACCGGAGTTATTTTTTGCGAACGCTGCCGATTCGCGTGAGGCTTTTTCTTAAAAACGTGAAAATCCCTTTCATGTATTTCAAGCCATTGCGCTGGCTGGTCATGGCTACCGGAATCCGCAGCATCGACATGGCCGTCGCGCAAAAAAACAACAACCATATAACATCAAAATCCCCATGA
- a CDS encoding vWA domain-containing protein, whose protein sequence is MKTPATHKSPFAITAVALALFVSAFQPFSPSALSAPSSEPIKLRVELDRSVLPADTADRAIVKIAIDGCRLPRTGERPPVNLSIVLDRSGSMGGEKIQQAKAAAIEALNHLDNGDIFSLVTFDSRVETLIPAVRVGSNRSELERRIREINVRGTTALFAGVSQGASEIRRNIEDSRYVHRIILLSDGQANSGPRTPEELGRLGAALVKEGISVTTIGLGLGYDEDLMARLALKSDGNTYFAENARDLAKIFDAELGDVLSIVARKAVVTIEFPEGVRPIRFVGREGSIRGQNAELTLNQIYGGQEKYALVEIETPRARAGAEREIARARIAFEDAVANKPATLTAATRARFSDDETVIVKSANLKVQAEYADNRFAEAKAQAVVFADAGKINEAAKLLSEESLMMEQFAVTYGNKEVLDLAKSNSAEAVRIQSEGIANADRKKYRASYNSVTMQQGNAIDGASSTGTNAPKSKDSK, encoded by the coding sequence ATGAAAACACCCGCCACACACAAATCACCATTCGCCATCACAGCCGTCGCTCTCGCGCTGTTCGTTTCAGCCTTTCAGCCCTTCAGTCCTTCAGCCCTTTCGGCTCCGTCCTCGGAGCCGATAAAACTTCGCGTCGAACTCGACCGCTCCGTTCTTCCCGCCGACACCGCCGACCGCGCCATTGTCAAAATTGCAATCGACGGCTGCCGCCTGCCGCGCACCGGCGAGCGCCCGCCGGTCAACCTTTCCATCGTGCTCGACCGCTCCGGCTCCATGGGCGGCGAAAAAATCCAGCAGGCCAAGGCCGCCGCGATCGAGGCGCTCAACCATCTCGACAACGGCGACATCTTTTCACTCGTCACTTTCGACAGCAGGGTCGAGACGCTCATCCCCGCCGTGCGCGTCGGCTCCAATCGCTCCGAACTTGAGCGTCGCATTCGCGAGATAAATGTTCGCGGCACCACCGCGCTCTTCGCCGGCGTGAGCCAGGGCGCGTCGGAAATCCGCCGCAACATCGAGGACTCGCGCTACGTGCATCGCATCATCCTTCTCTCTGACGGGCAGGCCAACTCCGGTCCTCGCACGCCCGAGGAGCTCGGACGCCTCGGCGCCGCGCTAGTGAAGGAGGGAATTTCCGTCACCACGATCGGACTCGGTCTCGGTTACGACGAGGACCTCATGGCGCGCCTTGCGCTCAAGAGCGACGGCAACACCTACTTCGCCGAGAATGCGCGCGATCTGGCAAAAATCTTCGACGCCGAGCTCGGCGACGTGCTCAGCATCGTGGCGCGCAAGGCCGTCGTCACAATCGAGTTTCCCGAGGGCGTGCGCCCGATTCGCTTTGTCGGACGCGAGGGCAGCATTCGCGGACAAAACGCCGAGCTCACGCTCAACCAGATTTACGGCGGGCAGGAAAAATACGCGCTTGTCGAAATCGAAACGCCCCGCGCCCGCGCCGGAGCCGAGCGCGAAATCGCCCGCGCGCGCATCGCCTTCGAGGATGCCGTCGCCAATAAACCCGCCACGCTCACGGCGGCCACCCGCGCGCGTTTCAGCGACGACGAGACTGTGATTGTGAAGTCGGCCAACCTAAAAGTGCAGGCGGAATATGCCGACAATCGTTTCGCCGAGGCCAAGGCGCAAGCGGTCGTCTTTGCCGACGCCGGGAAAATCAACGAGGCAGCGAAACTCTTGAGCGAGGAGTCGTTGATGATGGAACAGTTTGCCGTCACCTACGGCAACAAGGAGGTCTTGGATCTTGCCAAGTCGAACTCCGCCGAGGCGGTTCGGATTCAGTCGGAGGGAATTGCCAACGCCGACCGCAAAAAATACCGCGCCTCCTACAATTCAGTGACCATGCAACAAGGCAACGCGATCGACGGCGCTTCCAGCACTGGCACAAACGCGCCGAAGTCGAAAGACTCGAAGTGA
- a CDS encoding YqaA family protein has translation MNTDTSAVAAEPTGGPAKKPNIVKRLYNWVLHWADTKYGLPALCAISFVESSFFPIPPDVLLIALCMGAPKRAFKFVFYCALFSVLGGILGYYIGYALYEEVGRRIIEFFHYQEAYAYVGKLYGDNAFLAILTAGFTPLPYKVFTIAAGVFHEQVGLMTLITASALGRTGRFLLVGAAIYFFGPPVKRLLDKYLEIFCVIFMVLLIGSFFIVKWLAK, from the coding sequence GTGAACACCGACACCTCAGCAGTCGCAGCCGAACCCACCGGCGGCCCGGCCAAAAAGCCCAATATCGTCAAGCGCCTCTACAACTGGGTGCTGCACTGGGCCGACACCAAATACGGACTGCCCGCGTTGTGCGCGATCTCGTTTGTCGAATCGTCGTTTTTTCCGATCCCGCCCGACGTGCTGCTGATCGCCCTGTGCATGGGCGCGCCGAAGCGCGCGTTTAAGTTCGTCTTTTATTGCGCGCTTTTTTCGGTGCTCGGCGGAATCCTCGGCTACTACATCGGCTACGCGCTCTACGAGGAAGTGGGCCGGCGCATCATCGAATTTTTCCACTACCAGGAAGCCTACGCCTACGTGGGGAAACTCTACGGTGACAATGCGTTTCTCGCCATCCTCACCGCCGGCTTCACTCCCCTGCCCTACAAGGTGTTCACCATCGCCGCCGGCGTGTTTCACGAACAAGTAGGCCTGATGACGCTCATCACCGCATCCGCGCTCGGACGCACCGGGCGCTTCCTCCTCGTCGGCGCCGCGATCTATTTCTTCGGCCCGCCCGTGAAACGCCTCCTCGACAAGTATCTGGAAATTTTCTGCGTGATTTTCATGGTGCTGCTCATCGGCAGCTTCTTCATCGTGAAGTGGCTCGCCAAATAA
- a CDS encoding SAM-dependent methyltransferase → MILRCQPGYELLLERELRPHGLAMGANGGGWLATANTQETENACPDLCFAHSALLAPREITGESVNALAARIAEYFLESARTERFDAQWPLAFDCAANLDGLGRRADAVEKAFNELLRKRMSRVAKLAALPSRLSPFSPSPLRGLFVYFTDFQRAHVARESISYGQRRMADDPLAPSRSYLKVEEAYGVIGREPAPGETVVDLGAAPGGWSYSAAKRGARVVAVDNGPLKAGALNNPLITHLQQDAFHFDPTQSDATSNAPADWLFCDLVEDPRHVLENILLPWVERRWCKHYIVNLKFGRTDPVALLSEARARIPAARIRHLYHDREEFTLVASL, encoded by the coding sequence ATGATCCTCCGCTGCCAGCCCGGTTATGAACTTTTGCTCGAACGCGAATTGCGCCCGCATGGTCTCGCAATGGGCGCAAACGGCGGCGGCTGGCTTGCAACGGCAAACACTCAGGAAACTGAAAACGCATGCCCTGATCTCTGCTTCGCCCATTCCGCGCTTCTCGCCCCGAGGGAAATCACCGGTGAATCCGTCAACGCACTCGCCGCCCGTATCGCGGAATATTTTCTCGAATCCGCGCGCACCGAACGCTTCGACGCGCAATGGCCGCTCGCCTTCGATTGCGCCGCAAACCTCGACGGACTCGGGCGCCGCGCCGACGCCGTCGAAAAAGCATTCAACGAGCTCCTGCGCAAACGCATGTCGCGCGTCGCAAAACTCGCCGCACTGCCCTCCCGGCTCTCCCCTTTCAGCCCTTCCCCGCTTCGCGGCCTCTTTGTATATTTCACCGACTTCCAGCGCGCGCACGTCGCCCGCGAAAGCATCAGCTACGGCCAGCGCCGCATGGCCGACGATCCGCTCGCGCCCTCGCGCTCCTACCTGAAAGTCGAGGAGGCCTACGGTGTCATCGGACGCGAACCCGCGCCCGGAGAAACCGTCGTCGATCTCGGTGCCGCGCCCGGCGGCTGGAGTTACAGCGCGGCCAAGCGCGGCGCGCGCGTCGTTGCCGTTGACAACGGCCCGCTCAAAGCCGGCGCGCTCAACAACCCGCTCATCACGCACCTGCAGCAAGACGCGTTTCATTTCGATCCGACCCAGTCGGACGCAACCTCAAATGCCCCCGCCGACTGGTTGTTTTGCGATCTTGTCGAGGATCCCCGCCATGTGCTCGAAAACATTCTTCTACCCTGGGTTGAACGCCGCTGGTGCAAACACTACATCGTAAACCTCAAGTTTGGCCGCACCGACCCCGTCGCGCTCTTGAGCGAGGCGCGCGCGCGCATCCCCGCCGCGCGCATCCGCCACCTCTATCACGATCGCGAGGAGTTCACACTCGTCGCATCCCTGTAG
- the creC gene encoding two-component system sensor histidine kinase CreC: protein MTIRTYILLAYLLVVGGGFYYLINRNLSELAPRYLESMEEALVDSVNILASVIESETRDDTLDPAKIKTMFDGAFRRRFNALIYSLNKTQVNARVYVTDADGIVLYDSREGRDEGKSYRNEWRDVILTLRGEYGARATHEVKGDPHSLMLYMAAPIRSRDGSRLIGIVSLGKPADSINELVSAARKRVVLAGLAGGGMILLLGIAFSMWVTAPITRLTQYARAVRDGRSAKMPKLANFEGREVRELRKAFEEMRAAIEGKAYVERYVQTLTHEIKSPLSAIRGAAEILGENPPEAERARFIGNINTEAGRIQRIVDQLLQLASLEARKAHAKMVALDLASVARETFAVFQPAAQTGGVELLIDAPAPAPMRGDRALLAQALGNLLQNAIEFTPAGGRVVLRVETDAKTHEIVAIVEDNGSGIPDYAAGRLFEKFYSLARPRSGVKSTGLGLSLVREIAHLHGGVATIANRKDGERGTRAELRFSQGRLL, encoded by the coding sequence ATGACGATCCGCACCTACATTCTCCTCGCGTATCTGCTCGTTGTGGGAGGCGGGTTTTATTATCTGATCAACCGCAACCTTTCGGAGCTTGCGCCGCGTTATCTTGAGTCGATGGAGGAGGCGCTTGTGGACAGCGTCAACATACTCGCGTCCGTCATTGAAAGCGAAACGAGGGACGACACGCTTGATCCCGCGAAAATAAAAACGATGTTCGACGGCGCGTTTCGCCGCCGGTTCAACGCGCTGATTTATTCGCTCAACAAGACGCAAGTGAACGCCCGCGTTTACGTGACCGACGCCGACGGCATCGTGCTCTACGATTCGCGCGAGGGGCGCGACGAGGGAAAAAGCTACCGCAACGAATGGCGCGACGTGATCCTGACCCTGCGCGGCGAATACGGCGCGCGCGCCACGCACGAGGTGAAGGGTGATCCGCATTCGCTCATGCTCTACATGGCCGCGCCCATCCGGTCGCGGGACGGCTCGCGGCTCATCGGCATTGTGTCGCTCGGCAAGCCCGCCGACAGCATTAATGAACTGGTGAGCGCCGCTCGCAAACGCGTGGTTCTTGCCGGGCTGGCGGGCGGCGGCATGATTTTGTTGCTCGGCATCGCATTTTCGATGTGGGTGACGGCGCCGATCACGCGCCTTACCCAATATGCGCGCGCTGTGCGCGATGGCCGCTCCGCAAAAATGCCGAAACTCGCCAATTTTGAGGGCCGCGAAGTGCGCGAACTCCGGAAGGCGTTCGAGGAAATGCGCGCTGCGATCGAAGGCAAAGCCTACGTCGAGCGCTACGTGCAAACGCTCACGCACGAAATCAAATCGCCGCTTTCCGCCATCCGTGGCGCGGCGGAAATCCTGGGCGAAAATCCGCCTGAGGCGGAGCGCGCGCGTTTCATCGGCAACATCAATACCGAGGCCGGACGCATCCAGCGCATCGTGGACCAACTCCTGCAACTCGCGTCGCTCGAGGCGCGCAAGGCTCACGCCAAAATGGTCGCGCTTGACCTGGCATCGGTTGCGCGCGAGACATTCGCCGTGTTTCAACCCGCGGCGCAGACCGGCGGGGTGGAGCTTTTGATTGACGCGCCCGCGCCCGCGCCGATGAGGGGCGACCGCGCCCTGCTCGCGCAGGCGCTTGGCAACCTGTTGCAAAACGCGATCGAGTTTACGCCGGCGGGCGGCCGTGTGGTGTTGCGAGTGGAAACGGATGCCAAAACGCACGAAATCGTCGCAATCGTTGAGGACAATGGCAGTGGGATTCCGGATTACGCGGCGGGGCGATTGTTCGAAAAATTCTATTCGCTTGCGCGTCCGCGCTCGGGAGTGAAGAGCACGGGACTGGGCCTCAGCCTGGTGCGTGAAATCGCGCATTTGCACGGCGGCGTCGCAACAATCGCAAATCGCAAGGATGGCGAACGCGGCACTCGCGCGGAATTGAGGTTTTCGCAGGGACGGTTGTTGTGA
- a CDS encoding serpin family protein — protein MKLHHLILNIAVGFTLTLAVSAERLPRSAAALASSSNDFACDLYAQLRDTEGNLFFSPFSVSSALAMTYAGAKGDTAAQMQKVLRFPDSQTETHSAFAALLKHFDGVNASGNVQLNIANSLWPQKGAPLLVDYLSLVRKNYGVEITPVDFVNDEPNARERINQWVGDATKGKITNIIDNPLPPHTRLVLSNAVYFKGKWRNPFEAADTRSEPFYTWNDADAQVPLMRQTDTFRYVRTKDSQIIELRYRGRTMSMLIVLPIDKSKQGLAEIEEKLSSAQIMEWRRQVKEQKVRLLMPRFKMNFGPSSLVKPLKSIGLRDAFNSRAADFSGMNGTKEIFISDIVQSAFVDVSEEGTEAAASSGLDVVLLGIDSRAGPPVFRADHPFIFLIQDNATGCILFMGRVVNPKE, from the coding sequence ATGAAACTCCACCATTTGATTCTCAACATCGCCGTTGGTTTTACGCTGACGCTTGCAGTGTCCGCGGAGAGGCTGCCGAGGTCTGCTGCTGCGCTTGCGTCCTCCAGCAATGATTTTGCGTGCGATCTTTATGCGCAGCTGAGGGACACCGAGGGTAATTTGTTTTTCTCGCCATTCAGCGTTTCGTCGGCGCTGGCCATGACTTATGCCGGTGCAAAAGGCGACACCGCTGCGCAAATGCAAAAAGTGCTGCGCTTCCCCGATTCGCAGACGGAAACTCATTCGGCGTTCGCGGCTTTGCTGAAACATTTCGACGGTGTAAATGCCTCGGGGAACGTGCAACTGAACATCGCCAATTCCCTATGGCCGCAAAAAGGCGCGCCGCTGCTTGTGGATTATCTTTCGCTCGTGAGAAAAAACTATGGTGTGGAAATCACGCCCGTGGATTTTGTGAATGACGAACCAAACGCGCGTGAGCGGATCAACCAATGGGTGGGTGACGCGACAAAGGGAAAGATAACCAATATCATAGATAATCCGCTGCCGCCGCATACCCGATTGGTGCTTAGCAACGCCGTTTATTTTAAGGGAAAATGGAGGAATCCGTTTGAGGCGGCAGACACAAGGAGCGAACCATTTTATACGTGGAATGATGCCGACGCCCAGGTGCCGCTGATGCGGCAAACTGATACTTTCAGATACGTGAGAACCAAGGATTCTCAAATAATCGAACTTCGTTACCGCGGCAGGACAATGTCGATGCTGATCGTTTTACCCATTGATAAATCAAAACAAGGATTGGCTGAAATCGAAGAGAAGCTTTCGTCAGCGCAAATAATGGAGTGGCGAAGGCAAGTGAAAGAACAAAAAGTGCGGTTGCTTATGCCTCGATTTAAAATGAACTTTGGCCCGAGTTCGCTTGTTAAACCACTGAAAAGCATTGGATTGCGAGATGCGTTCAATTCCAGAGCCGCTGATTTCAGTGGAATGAATGGGACAAAAGAAATTTTCATTTCCGATATTGTTCAATCGGCTTTTGTGGATGTTAGCGAAGAGGGCACGGAAGCGGCGGCAAGCAGTGGCTTGGATGTCGTTCTTTTAGGTATCGATAGTCGCGCGGGGCCACCTGTTTTCCGCGCAGATCATCCATTCATATTTTTGATTCAGGATAATGCGACCGGATGCATTTTGTTCATGGGGCGTGTGGTGAATCCGAAGGAGTGA
- a CDS encoding sensor histidine kinase: MTASTRRIFIYWLLLIISTLVVGAAALWLLGREQVHIREQASAAVAARQSAVQARTRLIAENIDLVLGDVQSGLMTTLLDAPSSNAGNYLDNWRRTNPLVHDVYYANSGGVLRWGARNDSVVAWLATAPWRVSVAQPSPRQTTQSRIAAKSQPATTAAGDFHMDSTISLEQFSVTKKETNAAGASVAKDDIPVPFSEGKLQGNASSYQTARVAMQSMANYNVNVAKRIEPTPPPLSAISEVEAIEEIQLEKSMTVAVDEKIIAPPVAADKRARATRTNSASSAAMSQAKVSESVVPVPTVSRDAATLGSKKMDMQIPAIFDAATPPPELTGWAPWRDEAGVLHLFGWRFTTQGAVLVVEVNLEAIASRLREILPQVIEPDEAYVLFKDTGARIAQVGMNADTTAEQAYSQPLMLPGWRVAGFAMAGELGSLNTSAFLLASALLIGFFILTIIGGGSLLMRQARLSAAESAQKTSFVANVSHEFKTPLTTIRLYSELLEQGRIRDEDRRAESLQTISRETQRLARLVNNVLDFSRLEQGRKKFDLAEHDLNTELNRLLDRHAPRLAEAGIKLEREISDEPCVVKTDLDAVEQIVINLLDNACKYAAGGGEVLVSSQGFQPVTGAAKHGRDAHAALSITVADRGPGIPSSHREKIFDKFHRVDDTLTASQGGSGLGLSIARQLARGLGGDLTCSPRKGGGSEFTLTLRAS; encoded by the coding sequence ATGACCGCCTCCACACGACGCATTTTTATCTATTGGCTGCTTCTCATCATTTCCACGCTGGTCGTGGGCGCGGCGGCGCTCTGGCTTCTCGGGCGCGAGCAGGTTCACATTCGGGAGCAGGCTTCCGCGGCCGTGGCGGCGCGCCAGTCGGCGGTGCAGGCGCGCACGCGTCTCATCGCTGAAAACATCGACCTGGTCCTGGGCGATGTGCAGAGCGGCCTCATGACAACCCTGCTCGACGCGCCCTCGTCGAACGCCGGCAACTACCTCGACAACTGGCGCCGCACAAACCCGCTCGTGCACGATGTGTATTACGCGAATAGCGGCGGCGTCCTTCGCTGGGGCGCGCGAAACGATTCCGTCGTCGCGTGGCTCGCCACCGCGCCCTGGCGTGTCTCGGTTGCGCAGCCAAGCCCGCGGCAAACAACGCAATCGCGCATCGCGGCGAAATCACAACCGGCAACGACAGCCGCGGGGGATTTCCACATGGATTCGACGATCTCACTGGAACAGTTTTCTGTCACAAAAAAAGAAACCAATGCCGCGGGCGCGTCCGTTGCGAAGGACGACATCCCTGTTCCATTTTCCGAGGGGAAACTGCAAGGCAATGCCAGTAGCTATCAAACCGCGCGCGTCGCCATGCAAAGCATGGCAAATTACAATGTGAACGTCGCAAAACGGATTGAGCCGACACCGCCGCCGCTGTCCGCTATTTCCGAAGTGGAGGCGATTGAGGAAATCCAACTTGAAAAAAGCATGACCGTGGCGGTGGATGAAAAAATAATCGCCCCGCCTGTTGCGGCGGACAAACGCGCCCGCGCCACTCGCACCAATAGCGCCAGCAGCGCCGCCATGTCGCAGGCCAAGGTTTCGGAATCCGTTGTGCCGGTTCCGACGGTTTCGCGCGATGCCGCCACTCTCGGGTCAAAAAAAATGGACATGCAAATCCCGGCGATTTTTGACGCGGCCACGCCGCCCCCCGAACTCACCGGCTGGGCTCCATGGCGTGACGAGGCGGGCGTGTTGCACCTGTTCGGCTGGAGGTTCACCACGCAGGGCGCCGTGCTGGTTGTCGAAGTCAACCTTGAGGCCATCGCGTCGCGCCTGCGGGAAATTTTGCCCCAAGTCATCGAGCCGGACGAGGCCTATGTGCTGTTCAAGGACACCGGGGCGCGGATTGCGCAGGTCGGCATGAACGCCGACACCACGGCGGAGCAAGCCTACTCGCAACCGCTCATGCTGCCCGGCTGGCGCGTTGCGGGTTTTGCGATGGCCGGCGAATTGGGCAGCTTGAACACAAGCGCGTTTCTGCTCGCGAGCGCGTTGTTGATCGGCTTTTTCATCCTAACGATCATCGGCGGCGGTTCGCTTCTCATGCGACAGGCGCGGCTCAGCGCGGCGGAGTCGGCGCAAAAGACATCGTTCGTCGCCAATGTGTCGCACGAATTCAAAACACCGCTCACCACGATCCGCCTCTATTCCGAGCTGCTCGAGCAGGGTCGCATCCGCGACGAGGACAGGCGCGCCGAGTCGCTGCAAACCATCTCGCGCGAAACGCAGCGCCTCGCCCGACTCGTCAACAACGTGCTCGATTTCTCGCGCCTCGAACAGGGACGCAAAAAATTTGATCTCGCGGAGCACGATTTGAACACCGAGCTCAACCGCCTCCTCGACCGGCACGCGCCGCGACTCGCCGAGGCGGGCATAAAGTTGGAGCGGGAAATCTCCGACGAACCGTGCGTGGTGAAAACCGACCTGGATGCCGTCGAGCAAATTGTCATCAACCTGCTCGACAACGCCTGCAAATACGCCGCGGGCGGCGGCGAGGTGCTGGTGAGTAGCCAGGGTTTCCAGCCCGTGACCGGGGCGGCAAAACATGGGCGGGATGCCCATGCCGCCTTAAGCATAACCGTCGCCGATCGCGGCCCGGGAATCCCGTCGTCGCACCGCGAAAAAATCTTCGACAAGTTTCACCGCGTTGACGACACGCTCACCGCGTCGCAAGGCGGCTCGGGTCTCGGCCTGAGCATAGCCCGCCAGCTCGCTCGCGGCCTCGGCGGCGACCTTACTTGCTCCCCGCGCAAAGGCGGCGGAAGCGAGTTTACGCTCACGCTGCGCGCGAGCTAA
- a CDS encoding small basic protein, which translates to MSQHKSLQGSSGIVVKRNVLKRFERVELLKKRGQWKEGDRVQGLRKTKPDV; encoded by the coding sequence ATGTCACAGCACAAAAGTCTCCAAGGTTCCAGCGGTATCGTTGTCAAGCGCAACGTGTTAAAGCGTTTTGAGCGCGTCGAGCTGCTCAAGAAGCGCGGTCAGTGGAAGGAAGGCGACCGCGTTCAAGGTCTCCGCAAAACCAAGCCCGACGTCTAA
- the cutA gene encoding divalent-cation tolerance protein CutA: MPPASSESTTLMIGTTTVASRDEADALARGLVESRLAACAQIDGPVTSVYHWQEKLETTAEYRLTIKFLYANATALETWLRAHHPYETPEWVAVRAEIVAEKYLSWARSNSTFLPL, translated from the coding sequence ATGCCGCCCGCATCCTCCGAATCCACCACTCTCATGATCGGCACAACCACGGTCGCCTCGCGTGACGAGGCCGACGCCCTTGCGCGCGGCCTCGTCGAGTCGCGTCTCGCCGCGTGCGCGCAAATCGACGGCCCCGTGACCTCCGTTTATCACTGGCAGGAAAAACTCGAAACCACCGCCGAATATCGCCTCACAATCAAGTTCCTCTACGCCAACGCCACCGCGCTCGAAACATGGCTCCGTGCCCATCATCCCTATGAAACGCCGGAGTGGGTCGCGGTGCGCGCTGAAATCGTTGCAGAAAAATACTTGTCATGGGCGCGCTCGAACTCCACCTTCTTGCCTCTTTAA